In one Nicotiana tomentosiformis chromosome 6, ASM39032v3, whole genome shotgun sequence genomic region, the following are encoded:
- the LOC138894276 gene encoding uncharacterized protein — protein MYVVSNQNESILKVTFTVYTGMPHYSSMWHIWTNVRSKFKKGHLKLTELYFAMTRSYMLDEFNERISKIEEIDTRVKAYLYDIGYHRWSRLHDTVNRTWTMTSNIVESLNAVTKDARELLVRASTDYIHTVIDGVKYFIVCLQNKRCSCGQFHLDELPCVYALAALRHRKESYENYYSPYYTRESLMQTYEIQVDMLPDESKWNVPQHITEEVVQPPTGKRQPGRPQKQNTNHIMK, from the exons ATGTATGTTGTTTCGAACCAGAATGAGAGTATCTTGAAGGTAACATTTACTGTTTATACCGGCATGCCACATTATTCTTCCATGTGGCATATTTGGACAAATGTAAGGTCAAAGTTCAAGAAGGGTCATCTAAAGTTAACCGAATTGTACTTTGCCATGACACGATCATACATGCTTGATGAATTTAATGAAAGAATATCAAAGATTGAAGAGATCGACACACGAGTTAAAGCATACCTATATGATATTGGCTATCACAGATGGTCTCGGTTACATGATACGGTGAACAGAACGTGGACAATGACATCAAACATTGTAGAGTCATTGAATGCAGTAACCAAAGATGCAAGAGAGTTGCTC GTGAGGGCTTCAACAGATTACATCCATACTGTGATAGATGGTGTGAAGTACTTCATTGTTTGCCTTCAAAATAAGAGATGTAGTTGTGGACAATTCCACCTTGATGAACTTCCTTGTGTATATGCTTTAGCGGCTTTGAGGCACAGGAAGGAGTCTTATGAAAACTATTATTCTCCTTATTACACGAGGGAGAGCCTTATGCAGACTTATGAAATACAAGTAGACATGCTGCCTGATGAAAGCAAATGGAATGTGCCACAACATATAACTGAAGAAGTTGTACAGCCACCTACCGGGAAAAGGCAGCCGGGGAGACCTCAAAAACAAAATACAAACCATATAATGAAGTAA